The nucleotide sequence GCCATGGACGCGTTCGGGCAGATTGACATTCTGATCAACAGCGCCGGCATTAACATCCGGGGCGCCATTAATGAGGTTAGCCCGGACGATTTCCGGAAGGTTCTGGCCGTGAACGTAGAAGGAACCTGGCTGTGTTGCCGGGCTGTAACCCCCCACATGAAAGCCGCCGGACGGGGGAGCATCATCAACCTGGCCAGTACGCTCGGGCTGGTTGGTCTGGCCAACCGCACGCCGTACACCGCCAGCAAGGGCGCCGTTGTTCAGATGACCCGTGCGCTGGCGCTGGAACTGGCTCCGTTCCACATCAACGTGAACGCCATTTGCCCCGGCCCGTTCCTGACCGAGATGAACGCCCCCATCGCCGACAGCGAAGAATCGAAAAAATTCATTGTGGGTGCAACCGCCCTTGGGCGCTGGGGGGAACTGCGGGAAATTCAGGGGGCCGCTATTTTCCTGGCCAGCGAAGCCGCCACCTACATGGTTGGCTCAATGCTGACTGTGGATGGTGGCTGGACCGCAAAATAATCCCAGCCTCTAATCGAACGACCTTTCCTAAACCTTTACCGTATGGAACCAGTAAATCGCGGAGACAAGAAAACTCGGGTACGCTACGGGATGCTGGCGCTCGTGTTCATCAACGTAGTGATCAACTACCTCGACCGCAGCAATATTTCGGTAGCTGCGGCTACTTTCAGCAAAGACCTGCACTTGTCATCGGTTCAGCTGGGGCTTATTTTCTCCGCGTTTGGCTGGACGTATGCGTTTCTGCAGATTCCCGGCGGTCTGATTGCCGACCGCTTTGGTCCGCGCATACTCTATGCTTTCTGTTTAATTACCTGGTCACTGGCCACGCTGTTTCAGGGCTTTGCCCGGGGATTTGCCAGCCTGTTCGCGCTGCGTCTGGCTACGGGGGCTTTTGAAGCGCCCTCCTACCCGATCAACAACCGCATCGTAACGAGCTGGTTTCCCGACCATGAGCGGGCGTCGGCCATTGCGCTGTACGTATCGGGGCAGTTCATTGGGCTGGCCTTCCTGACCCCTGTTCTCGTTACAATTCAGTTCTACGCCGGCTGGAAAGGACTGTTTATCACCACCGGCCTGGTCGGTCTGGTCTGGGGCGTAATCTGGTATTTGTTTTACCGCGACCCGCTCGATCATCCGCGTGTCAATCAGGCCGAACTAGAGTATATTGAACAGGGGGGCGGCCTGGTCCGCAAGAAAACCGCCACCAGTCATACCTCCGTATGGAGCTGGGGTAATTTCAAACAGGTGTTTTCCAGCCGCACGCTCTGGGGCGTGTACATCGGGCAGTTTGCGGTCAACGCTACGCTCTGGTTTTTCCTGACCTGGTTTCCGACCTATCTGGTGCAGTACCGGGGGCTGGACTTCATCAAATCCGGCTACCTGGCTTCCGTACCCTTTCTGGCGGCCTGCGCCGGTCTGCTGCTGTCCGGCTTTTTATCCGACAATCTGGTGAAGAAAGGCCGGTCGGTTGGTATGGCCCGCAAAACGCCTATCATTATTGGTCTGCTGCTGTCGGTAAGCATCATTGGCGCCAACTACAGCAATGATACCACCATGATTATCTTCTTCATGGCCCTCGCCTTCTTCGGGTCTGGTATGGCCTTGATTTCGTGGGTATTTGTTTCCATTCTGTCGCCCAAGCACTTGATTGGCCTTACGGGTGGCGTCTTCAATTTTATGGGCAACCTGGCCTCCATTGTGGTGCCAATCGTAATCGGTTATCTGGCACGCGGGGGCGATTTCAAACCAGCGCTCATATTTATCGGTGCCCTCGGCCTGATCGGTGCCTGCTCGTATATTTTCCTGGTTGGTAAGATTGAGCGCGCACCCGTACCCGATAACGAGCAGGAACGTGCGCTGCTCTCGGCTAACGAATAAGCTCCGGAGCCATCAGTACGTAGCGCGCCCACCCGACAGATCGAACACAAAACCGGTCGTGAAGCTGGCTTCGGCCGAGACGATCCAGGCTGCCATCGCGGCCACTTCGTTGACGGTACCCAGGCGTTTCATGGGGATTTTGGCGGTCATATAAGCCAGTTGCTCGGGCGCGGTATTCTCGTTCATGGCCGTTTTGATCACCGCCGGAGCCAGTCCGTTTACCGTAATGCCGGTTTCGGCGTATTCTTTGCCGATACCTTTAACCAGCCCGATCACCCCGGCTTTCATCGACGAATAACCCGCCATGAACGGGTTGCCTTCCTTACCGGCAATCGACGCCAGCAGCAGGATTCGGCCGTAGTTATTTCGTTCCATGACGTCTACCGCGTACTTGGTCATCAGAAACGATCCCCGCAGATTAATGGCATACACCCGGTCGTACTCTTCGACACTGTAGTCGGTGATCCGGGTACTGGACGGCCCCACGATACCCGCTGCGTTGACCATAATATCCAGCCGGCCAAACGTTTCGGCTACGTTTTCGACGGCCTCTCTCACGGGTCTTTCCTGCGCAATGTCGACAACCTGACCCGTTACGGTATGGCCCTGCGCGTTAAACTCAGCCACCGTCTGCTGGAGCAGGTTCTCATTGATGTCAAATAAAACGACGGTGGCGCCTTCGGCAGCCAGCCGTTTGGCGACGCCTTTGCCGATGCCATCTGCACCACCCGTAATAATGGCTACCTGATTCTGAAACCGGTCAGTCATGAACGCTAAAAATCGAATAGGATATTGAATTTATGATTCCCCCGAACGCGAAGATAATGGGCAGGCTTAAAGTCTGGCTACTCTTCGCCGAATCCCTTTCAATTCGGCGAAGAGTGTAGTCGCAATCCTCCTGAAACACTAGACCCGCATTCACCCACAGCCGACTGAACTTCGGTTTGTTTTCGGGACTGATACAAAGACTGACAATTTTCCCGGCGGAGTGGGCACGGCCAGTGGATTCGGCCCACCTGTCCGGATGCTGACCAGAGGTGTTTAATTCGTTGGTTAACCCCTACACGCATCGCCGTTGGCCCGGACCTGGACGACCGTGATGGCATTAACCCCCAGCGAGCTGGTCTGCCAGACGTTGCAGGTGAAGTGCTGAATCTGGCGGACGGGGATTGAGCCGGTAGAGGTCGTTCTTCGTAGCCAGCCAGAAAAGTTTATCGGGCCTCCAACCATGTCGACGCCGGTGTCTTTTGCTTAAAGACTGGTTCCGCTGCCCCAAACGCCAAGCCCATCAGCCAGATACTGAGCAGGTTGCTGAACCTGAAGCGAATAAAGATGACATTGGCTCAATTTATTGAGGTTAACTGTACAAAAAATATAAATTGCTATAAAAATGAGAGAATCCTGTCCGAAACAGTGTGATTTCAATCAATTTCTGCCTTTCGGATCAAAGAATTTTGCGCTGTAAATAAAGTGTGTAGATAGCCGGTTCCGGCGCTGTTCTAGAATAAAGGTCTGATAGTTACGCTTGAATAATGCTTCAGGATTCGAAGCTTACCTGAATTGCCCGGGATAGATTACGTACTCAACCTGATCCGGTTAGTTTCCCTACTATTTTAATGACAACTGCTTACCAGACACTCTTTCTGCTACGTAAACGTTTACTCGAATCAGCGTATGATTCATTTTGATACCTACGTTAAACACACCCCAAAAGGATTAGGTCTGTTCGCCAAACGACGGCTGGAACGAGGAACGATTCTCTGGATAATCGACGACCTTGACGTTAAAATCCCGCTCGTCGATTATTTGTCAATGGACGAATTCCAGCGCCGGAAACTTGACATTTATAGCTACCTGGATTACGAGAACCGGGTGATTATTCCCTGGGACGAAGGCAAATACGTTAATCATTCCTGCGCGCCGAACTCAACGGGAATTCTGGATTTTGATAACATCAGTGTTGCTTTACGGACCATTGAGCCTGACGAAGAGATTGTTGAGGATTATTACAGTTATTACGGCCATTTCGAAACGTTCCAGTGCCGCTGTGGAGCCTCCAATTGCCGGGGTATCATTTCCCAGGTAGATTCCTACCGTCCTGATCTACGGATGCGCCTACAGGACGTCAGCTCGTTGCTACTGAGCCTGCCCCAATCCCTGCTCAACGTCCGATCATCGGAAAGCGATAAGTTCGTTCAACGGCTTCATGCCTATGCTCCTATTCACTGACCGGCTTCAACCGTCGCCCAGATTAGCAGCGGCAGCTTCCTCGGCGAGATGAGCCGGCTGATGGGTCAGGTCCCCAGCGCTACGGTGCAGGTTGAGCGGGTTGTTACGCTGGCGAGCTGGCCTAACAACACAGTCGGTCAGGCGATACGATTTTTCTGAACTGTGGGTACCCAGTTGGGAAACACCCTGTTTCTTTACTAAAATAGATTTGGTGGATGGGCAGTCGCTAGTGTTAACAATTCAAATTCAGCTCGTTATGAATGTATCGGATTACATTGTCAGGTTTTTAAAAGCCGTGGGCGTTCGTCAGGTATTTGGTTACCCCGGCACACCCATTTTGCCGTTCATGGCCGCCCTGGAACGCCAGTCGGATATTGAGTGGGTACTGATGCGGCACGAAAACGCAGCCGCTATGGCCGCTTCGGCCCAGGCCCGCCTGACGGGTGAACTCACTGTATGCATGGCGACCTCCGGTCCGGGTTCGGCCAACTTCATCTGCGGTCTGGTCGATGCGCAGCTGGACCGAGCCCCGGTACTGGCTCTGACAGGTCTTGTGCCAACCTATAACCAGGGTCATTCCGAGTTTCAGGACATCAACCAGGCGCAGCTTCTGTCGACTGTCTTACCGATGAGTAACAGTTGTGTACACCCGCGTCAACTGGTGCCGCTGCTGCGTAACTCGGTGGGTTTCGCCTGGCAAAATCAGCAAACGGCTCATCTGGCGCTCTCGTCGGACGTGCTGAACGCTCAGATAGCGGATGATGATTCTTTGTTTGCCATTGACGTAGATTATCTGCCGCGTCCGCTCCGGCTGATGCCGCCCCCGGAAGAAGCGTTCAATCTTGTAGCCGATGAACTCATGAATAGCCATCAGGTCGTGATTGTTGTGGGTCGGCGGGCCGTTGGCTGCGGAGCTTCTATTACGCAATTAGCCGAAAAGCTGGGTGCCCCAATCATTACCAGCCTGGATGGAAAAGGAATCGTCGATGAAACCCATGCGCATACGCTGGGGGTTCTGGGCATTTTCGGGTTGCCCGGCGTGGAAAGCACCAAACAGATTATCCGGCAGGCCGACGCGATATTGGCTTTTGGCGTAGACACGTTGAAGCCCTTTCTGACCGACGCCGACAACGCGCAACGCCGGAAGCTGATTCAATGCGAAGCGGGCTTCAACACAATCAGCCTGGAATACCGCCGAACCCGCACGCTGGTAGGACCTCTGGAAACCATCGCCGAACGCCTGGCCTATCGGGTAGGTGTTCGACAGGCGATGAACCCGTTGCTGATGGATTCGTTTACCAGCAGGCAGGTCCACTTGCAGGAAGTAGCCGAACTGAACACGAACGGGGGAAATTCCAACTATGTCCACCCGGCTTATTTCCTGACCAGGCTGAACCGATTTTTAGATGAAACGTCCATGCTGGTACTCGATACCGGTGCGCATACGGTCTGGGCTGCCCGTTATCTGCAATTAGCTCATCAGCAGCCGGTCATTGTCAGCAGTCATCTCGGTACTATGGGTTTCAGCCTGCCCGCCCTGATCGGCATTCAGATGGCTCGACCCAATCATCGGGCCGTTGGCATTAGTGGCGACGGCGGCTTCCAGATGGTCATGGGCGAACTGGCGACGGCCGTGCAGAACAAACTACCCATCATTCTGATCATCTTCAGCAATGGAGTCCTGCAGAACGTAAGAACCCAGCAGGATATTCCCTTTGGGACGTATCTCTACAATCCGGACTTTGTGGCGCTGGCTAAGGCCTTTGGTGCCGACAGTGCCCTAATAGACGGGCAGACTGACATCGACACCGTGTTGACCCAGGCGTTTGCCAAACGAGACCGCCCCTTTTTGCTGGAATGCAAAATTGATCCAGAGCTGGAAATTCCCCTGAGCCGGTGGGAACGACTGGTTGCCGTTCACTGAACAGGAGAGCCTGAAAGTTTCCTGCCCGGTTGGCCTGAAAACAGGAGCACCACCTGGACAAAAGGTGTTTCTATTCCGGGGATTTGTCAGGCTGTGTCACCTTTCAGCACGTTCTGCCGAACGTAACTAGATTCAGCAATGTCAGCGCGGAGTTAGCAGCCATGGCAAATTTATCGGTAAGGATTGGCGGCTTCTACCGGGCCGATTCCTCGTTTCTATCTTCCGGGTTGCTGAGTCCCGCGAGCCCGCTGCTTTTCTGAGCAGCGGTATGTTCCTGGTTAACCTGGCACATTGGCCCATTTGGTAACGCCAGAGACTTATGCTTCCCGCAGCGTTGTTTACACTTTTGTCTTTTGAGAAATTTTTGATAACTATAGGCAACAAAACGAGCCGTCATTATGGAGTCTCAGGCCGCTGAAACATACATCCTGCAACTATTACAGACAGATCTGTCGCCGACGTTGTATTATCATGGCCTTCACCATACGCTCGACGTATATGAACGTGCACTGCATTTAGCAAGGGCCGAGGGCATCGACAGGCCGGAGCAGCTAACCCTGCTGCGGACAGCCGCCTGTTTTCACGATGCGGGCTTTCTGGTTACGTATCAGCAACACGAGGACGCCGGTTGCCGCATGGTGCGCGAGCTTCTTCCCGGCTACCAGTATTCAACTGATCAGATCGACTCCATCTGTGGTATGATCATGGCGACCCAGCTACCGCAGGCTCCCCACACCCCTCTGGAGCAGATTCTGTGCGATGCCGATCTCGATTATCTGGGTCGTGACGATTTTGAACCGATTGCTTATTCCCTGTTTCGCGAGCTACAGGCGCGGAATATGGTGACCGACGAACAGGAATGGAATCATATTCAGGTAAACTTTCTGGAGAGCCACCAGTACTGGACCGCTACGGCGGCAGCCTGGCGGCAAACCGGCAAACAGAAACGGCTGGATGCATTACGTGCCCTAATCGCCCAGTAGACAAAGCCAGACAGCTCGATCGTAGTCATGCATAAGCCCGGCGCTCGGATTATTGATACTTTCTCTAGATTAATTACCGACTCATCCGGCAAGCGTATCAATGGGCTTCAGTTTATGGATTTACCCGGGTGGACGGACCCGCAACAGTTAT is from Spirosoma taeanense and encodes:
- a CDS encoding SDR family NAD(P)-dependent oxidoreductase — its product is MSQETLPGIKQFDLSGKSAIITGGSKGLGLAMAAGLASAGANVMLVNRNAEEGAQAAQELSQEYNVKALSFAADITDQAQTEAMAKAAMDAFGQIDILINSAGINIRGAINEVSPDDFRKVLAVNVEGTWLCCRAVTPHMKAAGRGSIINLASTLGLVGLANRTPYTASKGAVVQMTRALALELAPFHINVNAICPGPFLTEMNAPIADSEESKKFIVGATALGRWGELREIQGAAIFLASEAATYMVGSMLTVDGGWTAK
- a CDS encoding MFS transporter; the protein is MEPVNRGDKKTRVRYGMLALVFINVVINYLDRSNISVAAATFSKDLHLSSVQLGLIFSAFGWTYAFLQIPGGLIADRFGPRILYAFCLITWSLATLFQGFARGFASLFALRLATGAFEAPSYPINNRIVTSWFPDHERASAIALYVSGQFIGLAFLTPVLVTIQFYAGWKGLFITTGLVGLVWGVIWYLFYRDPLDHPRVNQAELEYIEQGGGLVRKKTATSHTSVWSWGNFKQVFSSRTLWGVYIGQFAVNATLWFFLTWFPTYLVQYRGLDFIKSGYLASVPFLAACAGLLLSGFLSDNLVKKGRSVGMARKTPIIIGLLLSVSIIGANYSNDTTMIIFFMALAFFGSGMALISWVFVSILSPKHLIGLTGGVFNFMGNLASIVVPIVIGYLARGGDFKPALIFIGALGLIGACSYIFLVGKIERAPVPDNEQERALLSANE
- a CDS encoding SDR family NAD(P)-dependent oxidoreductase; the encoded protein is MTDRFQNQVAIITGGADGIGKGVAKRLAAEGATVVLFDINENLLQQTVAEFNAQGHTVTGQVVDIAQERPVREAVENVAETFGRLDIMVNAAGIVGPSSTRITDYSVEEYDRVYAINLRGSFLMTKYAVDVMERNNYGRILLLASIAGKEGNPFMAGYSSMKAGVIGLVKGIGKEYAETGITVNGLAPAVIKTAMNENTAPEQLAYMTAKIPMKRLGTVNEVAAMAAWIVSAEASFTTGFVFDLSGGRATY
- a CDS encoding SET domain-containing protein, with the translated sequence MIHFDTYVKHTPKGLGLFAKRRLERGTILWIIDDLDVKIPLVDYLSMDEFQRRKLDIYSYLDYENRVIIPWDEGKYVNHSCAPNSTGILDFDNISVALRTIEPDEEIVEDYYSYYGHFETFQCRCGASNCRGIISQVDSYRPDLRMRLQDVSSLLLSLPQSLLNVRSSESDKFVQRLHAYAPIH
- a CDS encoding thiamine pyrophosphate-binding protein; translated protein: MNVSDYIVRFLKAVGVRQVFGYPGTPILPFMAALERQSDIEWVLMRHENAAAMAASAQARLTGELTVCMATSGPGSANFICGLVDAQLDRAPVLALTGLVPTYNQGHSEFQDINQAQLLSTVLPMSNSCVHPRQLVPLLRNSVGFAWQNQQTAHLALSSDVLNAQIADDDSLFAIDVDYLPRPLRLMPPPEEAFNLVADELMNSHQVVIVVGRRAVGCGASITQLAEKLGAPIITSLDGKGIVDETHAHTLGVLGIFGLPGVESTKQIIRQADAILAFGVDTLKPFLTDADNAQRRKLIQCEAGFNTISLEYRRTRTLVGPLETIAERLAYRVGVRQAMNPLLMDSFTSRQVHLQEVAELNTNGGNSNYVHPAYFLTRLNRFLDETSMLVLDTGAHTVWAARYLQLAHQQPVIVSSHLGTMGFSLPALIGIQMARPNHRAVGISGDGGFQMVMGELATAVQNKLPIILIIFSNGVLQNVRTQQDIPFGTYLYNPDFVALAKAFGADSALIDGQTDIDTVLTQAFAKRDRPFLLECKIDPELEIPLSRWERLVAVH
- a CDS encoding HD domain-containing protein, giving the protein MESQAAETYILQLLQTDLSPTLYYHGLHHTLDVYERALHLARAEGIDRPEQLTLLRTAACFHDAGFLVTYQQHEDAGCRMVRELLPGYQYSTDQIDSICGMIMATQLPQAPHTPLEQILCDADLDYLGRDDFEPIAYSLFRELQARNMVTDEQEWNHIQVNFLESHQYWTATAAAWRQTGKQKRLDALRALIAQ